The DNA segment AGTCGAGCGGGCTCGGGCCGGCGATGCGGACGCCCTCGACCGGCTGATGGAGGAGGTCTACACGACGGCCTACACCTATGCGCTTCAGTTCTGGCGAGACGTGGACCGGGCTCAGGATGCGGCCCAGGAAATCTGTTACCGTGTCTTGCGGGCCCTCCCCCGGTACCGGCCCGAGGGTCACTTTCGGACATGGGTGCTTCGGATCGCTTTTAACTACTTGCGCCACCAGTGGCGGTACGAACGACTCCGACGGTGGTGGCCCCTGGCCCATGCGGAGACGGCCGAGCGGGCCCAGGAGCCGGACCCGGAGGCCCGGTGGGAGGCGGACGCGACGTTGGACTGGCTGATGGACGGTCTGCAACGGCTGTCACCGGCCGAGCGGAGCGCCCTCATCCTGCGGGCCTTTCACGGCCTGCCGTATGAGGACATCGCCGCCGCCCTGGGGTGCTCCCTGCAACAGGTCAAGAACTACCTGTTCCGGGGCCGTCAGAAGCTCCGCCGTCGATGGATGGAGGCGCAGAGCCATGAAGACCCGGTGCCGTCCCTTTCAGGTCGCCTGGATGGAAATCCTGGATGAGGGCCGCGCGCTCCCACCCGAGGCGACCTCGCATCTGGCCGAGTGCTCAGACTGCCAGGCATGGATCCGGTACTTGGAGGCCGAACGCCAAGCCGCCGCTCGATGGACACCCCCGAACGTCCCGACGCGGGCGTGGGTCCCGGCCCTCCTGAGACGAAAGTCCGCCGGCCGTCTCATTTGGGCATGGGCCCTGGCCGGCCTGACTCTCGTGGCCCTGGGTGTGGGCCTCTGGCGAGAGGTCTATCGGCCCCAGCCCTCGCCGACCGATGCCGACCTGACGGAGGCCGTGACCTTCTGGATGGACTGGGACGCATCGACAGACACGTCCGACGCGGATGCGGTCCCTTCGTACTTAGAACGCTCGGGTCTCTGGTGGACGGAGGCCGACCTGCAGGCTCTGGAACAAGCCGAGGCTTCACCGCCCGGTCAATCCCGGCCCCTGGACTCGACGGACTCGCGCGGGCCCGGGTACGCCCATTTGGCCGTGTAAGTCGGCAGATGGCGGCGGTGGCATCTGCTTGGAACCGCCGGTCATGGCAGTGTCCGAACTCAGGGTACCGAGCGCCCGCCGTCATGCGGGCATCCAGTGAACCAAGAGGTGCATCCTCGGAGCTCCTTCGGGCGAGGCACCCGGCGGCCCGTCCTCTCGCCCCTGGGAGAGGGGGGATGGGGGAGGGAGAGCCAAAAATCTTAAAAAAAGGGAGCGGAGGTACAAGATGAAACGGATAGTAGGGTTCTTAGCCGGTGGCCTTCTGACGGCCACCCTCGTATGGGCCGGCCCCGGACCCATGGGCCGCTGGTGGCAACACCCCCGGGTCCAGCAAGAATTGGGCCTCCAGCCCGATCAGATCCGCCAACTGGACGACATCTATTACCGATTTCAGCCCGAGCTGATGGACCTCCAGAATGCGGTCGGCAAGGCTCGGCTCAATCTAGAACAGGCGATGTCGTCGGACCGATGGGACGACCGTCAGATCATGGATGCCGCCCGCCAGCTCATGGAGGCCCGCAACCGGCTCGAGATGAAGCGTCTGGAGATGACCTTAAACATGCGGCGGGTCCTCCAGCCGGACCAGTGGCAGAAGCTCCAGTCCTTACGCCAGGCTCTCAAATTCCGTTGGATGGAGCGCCACGGCCGCCGACCCCCCGAGGGGCCACCGTCCGGGGGTCCCCGGCCTCCAAGGGATCGCTAATCAGGTGTCATCGGGATTCGGTCGGAAGAGCTACAAGAGGGTCTGGCAGGACTCCACATTAGCGTGCGGTGCTTAGATAGGGCAACGGCATTCTCTCCCCAACGGTCGGGTCCGTGACCTCCCCCTTCATCCAGCAACCTCCTTGGCTCGCGGGCCCGACCTCTTTCTTTTCTCGCTTTTCTCGGCGATTCGGGAGTTCGGGAATCCGGCCACGACGTCCACCGTCGTGGGAGCGTCCTTTCGGGCCTCATCCACGTGACGGACTGCCGTCTTTCCTCACGAGATGGCCGCCTGAGCCTCTTCCAACCGCAGGGACACCAGACGGGACGCGCCCTGCTCCATGAACACGCCGTACAGGGCGTCGGCCCACGAAAGAGTCCGCTTGTTGTGCGTGACCAGGATGAACTGGGTCCGGTCGCACTGCGCCCGCAGGGCCTGCATGAAGCGGTCCACGTTGGCGTCGTCCAGGGGGGCGTCCGCCTCGTCGAGGATGACGAAGGCCGCCGGCTGGAGGTCGTTGGCGGCCAGGATCAGGGCGATTCCCAGCAGGGTCTTCTCCCCACCGGACATCTGGAGAAGACCCCGGAGCCGCCGACGGGTGTGCCGGACTTCGAGACCCACGCCGCTGTGAAGGGGGTCGGCGGGGTCGAGCCACACGAGCCGCGCCTCATAGCCGTTCAGGAGGTGGCGGACGTGGGCCTGCAGGGCCTCGTTGAAGCGCTCCAGGACGCCGTGAAGCCGCTCGAGCATCTGGCGGTCCAGGCGGGTCAGGGCCGTCTGAAGCCGTTCCAGGCCGTCTCGCAGGTCCGATTGCTGGCTCCGTAGGAAGCGGTACCGCTCGGTCAACCGCTCGTACTCCTCGAGGGCCATAAGATTGACGGGGCCCATCGCCGCCAGTTCACCCTCCAGACGCTGGAGTTCACGAGCGTCGCCGGCCGGTGGAGGCGTCTCGGCCAGGAGGTCGGCCGGCCGAACTTCCGGGAGGACCGCCGTCAGACGCTCCTGAAAGTTCTTCCAACGGGCCTCCCAGTCGGCCCACTGGATTTCGGCCATCCGGATTTCGTCGAGGATGCGCTGACGCTCTCGGTCCAGGCTCTGCAAGACCTGTTCCGTTTGACGAAGCCGCTGGAAGGCGTCCCGCCACTGGGCTTCCAGGGCCTGAAGGGCCGAATCGGCCTGTTCACGAGCCTGGCGGGCTTGCTGAAGTTCCTGGAGCGCTTGGTCGCGCTGGGCCTGGGCCGCCGTGAGACGCCGGCGCCGCTGGAGGACTTCTTGCTGGATGGCCGATAGGCGCTCCTGGAGCTGGGCCCACTCCCGCTCCAGTCGCTGGAGTTCTTCCGTCTCCCGGCGGACCTGCTGGTGGGCTTCTCCGAGGCGCCGCTGGAGACGAAGTCGTTGGGCCTCCAGCGACGTCGCTTGGGCCGTTTGGGCTTGGCGGGTCGTCTCGACCGCCCGCAGGGCGGTGTCCAACGCTTCCCACTGGGTCATCAGTTCCTGGCCGTGCCGATGGAGCCGGGTCAGACGGTCCCGGACCTCATCTTGCTGGCGACGGAAGCCTTCGAGCTCCCGGTCGATCAAAGTCGCCTGATGCCGGAGGTCTTGGAGTTCCCGGAGCCGGACCTCTCGTTGGCGACGCAGGTCGTCCAGGGCGGCCGCCCGGTCGGTGTGGCGGGCGACCCAGGCCTGAAGCTCATCCTCGCGGGCTTGAAGCCGGGCCGACTGCTCGGTCCACTCTTGGTGGACG comes from the bacterium HR11 genome and includes:
- the sigE gene encoding ECF RNA polymerase sigma factor SigE, yielding MDDREVERARAGDADALDRLMEEVYTTAYTYALQFWRDVDRAQDAAQEICYRVLRALPRYRPEGHFRTWVLRIAFNYLRHQWRYERLRRWWPLAHAETAERAQEPDPEARWEADATLDWLMDGLQRLSPAERSALILRAFHGLPYEDIAAALGCSLQQVKNYLFRGRQKLRRRWMEAQSHEDPVPSLSGRLDGNPG